The following proteins come from a genomic window of Falco rusticolus isolate bFalRus1 chromosome 9, bFalRus1.pri, whole genome shotgun sequence:
- the BBIP1 gene encoding BBSome-interacting protein 1, with amino-acid sequence MPEGKAAFREVLPKQGQLSVEDTAGMVLCKPKVLPLKSVSLEKLEKLQRAALEAARPEGAAPQPQP; translated from the exons ATGCCGGAGGGGAAGGCTGCGTTCCGGGAGGTGCTACCCAAGCAAG GGCAGCTGTCGGTGGAGGACACGGCCGGCATGGTGCTGTGCAAGCCCAAGGTGCTGCCCCTCAAGTCGGTGTCgctggagaagctggagaagctgcagcGGGCGGCGCTCGAGGCGGCGCGGCCGGAGGGGGCAGCGCCGCAGCCACAGCCCTAG